The Girardinichthys multiradiatus isolate DD_20200921_A chromosome Y, DD_fGirMul_XY1, whole genome shotgun sequence genome has a window encoding:
- the LOC124864977 gene encoding transmembrane emp24 domain-containing protein 1-like: MKEEPLCLLDQLMMTASAQLLLMGCLTLTVGLALDLGPNQIMEFTFMLPAGGTECFYQTTWTSDTMEIEYQVIAGSGLDVGFALISPTGYRVVSEFRTSDGIHMVDPTDFGDYRLCFDNSFSKLSEKTVFFKVIINSPRNTAGGQEELADIIVSESGVDYRLEEIRGRMDTVYRHLEKSRQVQTMLRAFEARDRYLLEDNLWRVSFWSCLNLIVVISVAITQIYTLRRLFDDTKRVCT; this comes from the exons ATGAAAGAGGAACCACTTTGTTTACTGGACCAATTAATGATGACTGCATCTGCACAGCTCCTTCTGATGGGATGTCTCACTCTGACTGTGGGGCTTGCTTTAGATTTGGGGCCAAACCAGATCATGGAGTTTACATTTATGTTACCTGCAGGTGGCACAGAGTGTTTTTACCAAACAACCTGGACAAGTGACACAATGGAAATAGAAtaccag GTGATTGCAGGATCTGGTCTGGATGTTGGGTTTGCCTTAATCTCACCCACCGGATACCGGGTGGTCTCTGAGTTCAGGACATCTGACGGCATCCACAT GGTGGATCCCACAGACTTTGGAGATTACAGGCTATGCTTTGACAACAGTTTCAGTAAACTGTCAGAGAAGACAGTGTTTTTCAAAGTTATAATTAACAGCCCGAGAAACACAGCTGGAGGCCAAGAAGAGTTGGCAGACATCATCGTGTCTGAGAGCGGGGTGGACTACAGACTTGAAGAAATCAGA GGGAGAATGGACACTGTGTACCGGCACCTGGAGAAGAGCCGTCAGGTCCAGACTATGCTGCGGGCCTTTGAGGCCAGGGACCGTTACCTGCTAGAGGATAACCTGTGGCGAGTGTCCTTCTGGTCCTGCTTAAACCTGATTGTGGTGATCAGTGTAGCCATCACTCAGATTTACACCCTGAGGCGTCTCTTTGATGACACCAAGCGGGTCTGCACATGA
- the LOC124864976 gene encoding tumor necrosis factor ligand superfamily member 6-like produces the protein MFFNFQRSTEGMARDSIPSVFVVDAHSTRPTVPPRPSKKKDKSGAVQTLLFLLVSLALGGMIIEACFIYRLYRLEYSPSGFFSKHTDDNFISPTEFPFDGIPPSKPVAHLTDGQDVHHDKHIMSWSENAHPLLYGMEYKDKKLIILKEGYYYIYSKVFFSENDSFSHSVQMQTEKYARGSIALLQSRKYTLKKENGPKRYSNSYLGGVFHLSKNDAIYVNISSTKQIIRHKSYENIFGAYMI, from the exons atgtttttcaattttcAAAGGAGCACAGAGGGTATGGCTCGTGATAGCATTCCCTCTGTATTCGTAGTGGACGCCCATTCAACACGACCAACTGTACCCCCTCGACCGAGCAAAAAGAAGGATAAAAGCGGGGCGGTACAGACCCTGCTGTTCCTCCTGGTTAGCCTGGCATTGGGTGGCATGATCATCGAAGCTTGCTTCATCTATCGTCTTTACCGATTAGAATAT AGCCCCTCAGGTTTCTTTTCAAAGCACACCGACG ATAATTTTATCTCACCCACTGAGTTCCCCTTTGATGGGATTCCTCCATCCAAACCAGTTGCACATCTGACAG ATGGCCAAGATGTACATCACGACAAACATATCATGTCATGGAGCGAGAATGCACATCCTCTCCTCTATGGAATGgaatacaaagacaaaaaactcATCATACTGAAAGAGGGATACTACTACATCTATTCAAAAGTTTTCTTCTCAGAAAATGATAGTTTTTCTCATTCTGTACAGATGCAAACTGAAAAGTATGCCAGGGGGAGCATCGCCCTCCTGCAGTCCAGGAAGTAtactttaaagaaagaaaatggacCCAAACGTTATTCCAACAGTTACCTTGGTGGAGTGTTTCACCTGTCCAAAAATGATGCTATCTATGTAAATATTAGCAGCACCAAACAGATTATCAGACACAAATCCtatgaaaatatatttggtGCATATATGATATAG